In a single window of the Elaeis guineensis isolate ETL-2024a chromosome 6, EG11, whole genome shotgun sequence genome:
- the LOC140858398 gene encoding homeobox-leucine zipper protein HAT5-like, producing the protein MAGLMAYGGPNLAVLLRNEGFPSDATEALLASDSSHGGFLGLKSMMNIENAHGITNEGSFYRSLDLDETGGVNLEEFCHQPDKKRRLTADQVELLEENFALDNKLELERKIQLAKDLGLQPRQVAIWFQNRRARLKTKQMEKDYEVLKSSYDVLKADYENLLEEKEKLKAEVLFLTDKLCKWEKGDLETHKIKNSPPLLLQKLDMDSVFEENKPDVHVLLCKLEDLNSANSPVSDSDSLGYTDGVLSPILEPADSSSVFKPDRALLLHVNEDEEIKGCSSMKLEDNSFNYVFPVEDQAFWLWPC; encoded by the exons ATGGCGGGACTGATGGCGTATGGGGGTCCAAATTTGGCGGTTTTGCTCCGGAACGAAGGGTTTCCCTCGGACGCTACCGAAGCCCTGCTCGCTTCGGACTCTTCTCATGGCGGATTCCTTG GCTTGAAATCCATGATGAATATTGAAAATGCTCATGGGATCACAAATGAAGGATCATTTTACCGGTCCCTTGACTTGGATGAAACTGGTGGAGTAAACCTGGAGGAGTTTTGTCACCAGCCAGATAAGAAGAGGCGGCTAACGGCCGATCAGGTTGAGCTCCTCGAGGAGAATTTTGCTCTTGACAACAAGCTCGAACTAGAGAGAAAGATTCAGCTTGCGAAGGATCTTGGCCTTCAGCCTAGACAGGTAGCCATATGGTTTCAGAACCGCCGAGCCCGGTTGAAGACAAAGCAGATGGAGAAGGATTATGAAGTGCTTAAGTCCAGCTATGATGTTCTCAAGGCTGATTATGAGAACCTACTCGAGGAGAAGGAGAAGCTGAAAGCAGAG GTTCTCTTTCTCACAGACAAACTTTGTAAATGGGAGAAGGGTGACTTAGAAacacataaaatcaaaaattctCCTCCTCTCCTGCTGCAAAAACTAGACATGGATTCAGTTTTTGAAGAGAACAAACCCGATGTGCATGTTCTGCTGTGTAAACTAGAGGATCTCAACTCTGCCAACAGTCCGGTATCAGACTCGGATAGCCTTGGCTACACTGATGGAGTACTCTCTCCAATTTTGGAGCCGGCAGACTCTTCAAGTGTGTTCAAACCTGATAGGGCTCTTCTCTTACATGTCAATGAGGATGAGGAAATTAAAGGATGCAGCTCCATGAAGCTTGAAGACAACTCATTTAACTATGTTTTCCCAGTGGAGGACCAGGCTTTCTGGCTCTGGCCCTGCTGA